In Paenibacillus sp. BIC5C1, a genomic segment contains:
- a CDS encoding S-layer homology domain-containing protein → MQQKKRPLVWIMLVAMVFSLFPQGLFKQNTANAADDLQSIATYFIPDIANLSKTSGLSLTTSGTTLSRDNVYKTTNPTISITGTYSYVSKDTMSVKIEQLNSVSKGSTVWETDSTHFTTGTVTASTSSSNKFEANNLTLFSGFNKITLYGNQGSVERSDTFYVLYDKVPYVESLKIFSGSNSYNLNEGAQTVVTTKAVSMQGAVQNATKVTVAVNGETALLTSLLEDGKFFTPQMNLNPGLNSLKFVISNASDSITIERNVYYYDAEQPFSKLEIVHGGNNYSIIDNKPTLTSASGGKQGSFSVQMLLPYTASTSSFDSVGTVSVNNVDKSTTLTKTTEPEVIIPGSDGVTPMYRLVTFTTSAYDFRTVNSDGTGDTQTEQRASLTVTYGTFTATYSGNFKYLPGEKVIKNMYYLPDYNGTVVSKVALNGAQVEESEFYIMVEADTDLTQGTDVLEGAYLPLATKKLSMTVQSTNGKTQVWKVSGFATGQQQVKFNFTNASSSYNASISYSSKNYIYVSNLYDGQTYTFNSNTDSNRLDVIGQYIGFEGFADDPQFNAQVFVNGVDQHPGADWSTWMEVETNSDKKKVGVFKLKFDIDRKGPVVYGENTIVLTGTSSDAGGNLIEIRKELRIYIIDSNVSNIDAFMPVLIPNDARQLFTHDEVSEYTKTELSNIFSVTPEFAYRTDKYVTSEEKYDLVLRGGGAQTINLKFGSDVMFTSSNFPDMHKSDTAVRYSNTFTFNGKSYNFDYAGDQDEFILRIKDIEFDAPGSHVYTVELINSTGARSTQRLEILREASSYRILAPQPTVGDQIVVNKNFIRFDIEAEGATQVLIDKQPATRRSDIEDRFVYDYVGLKANKTNAIKIQVIRDGGTINDTINVYYTGTVTIDSQYMAPTVSTKYSVFNKELELSFPKGTLLQSATQVGNGVTKFYPDNKLLFGIADPKDGVVERRNDYGNIINVNTDGRSENGESTIIIPDNLVLYFNSTLNTSNFTLVSDIYWINGGIGEQGNKGDNGYKAGTNGLPPYYLDQLYFTQIPAERKLVPSNRGTLKLNYDSTIVDEVGSTISVFKYTDKGVWQNIGGEVDTKKHTITVPFDEFGYYKVMKLSKSYTDITNHPWGRNLLNALYSKGIMNNLRYNEFGSDDQTTRGEFATLLVKGLSLPLNYDNNQTFYDIVPSSVSTTWDYASIETAARAGIVQGLSDGFFGADQRVTREQAAVMIARAMSLKLSANNSKLSASLAKSFTDSTVIDYYARPAIEAVSKQKIMEGNPVTVAGSSKQLYQFNPKGNLTRAEAAKIAVELLKKSTKLFPKNLS, encoded by the coding sequence ATGCAACAAAAGAAACGGCCGTTGGTATGGATCATGTTGGTCGCTATGGTGTTCTCATTGTTCCCACAAGGTCTGTTTAAGCAGAACACAGCGAATGCAGCAGACGATCTTCAATCTATAGCTACTTATTTCATTCCGGATATAGCTAACCTAAGTAAAACTTCAGGGTTATCTTTGACAACATCTGGTACAACGCTCAGTCGTGACAATGTTTATAAAACAACAAATCCAACAATTAGCATTACAGGTACATATTCTTATGTATCCAAAGACACAATGAGTGTTAAAATTGAACAACTTAACTCGGTATCAAAAGGTTCCACAGTCTGGGAAACGGACAGTACACACTTTACAACGGGTACTGTAACGGCAAGTACATCTTCATCCAATAAGTTTGAAGCCAACAATCTCACGTTATTCTCAGGGTTTAATAAAATCACGCTTTACGGGAATCAAGGAAGTGTTGAAAGATCGGATACATTTTATGTATTGTACGATAAAGTTCCTTACGTAGAAAGTTTGAAAATTTTCTCTGGTTCTAATTCATACAATCTAAATGAGGGAGCACAGACTGTAGTAACGACGAAGGCTGTTTCCATGCAGGGAGCTGTCCAGAACGCAACTAAAGTAACTGTCGCAGTTAACGGTGAAACTGCTCTCCTGACCTCCTTACTTGAAGACGGGAAGTTCTTTACGCCTCAAATGAATCTAAATCCGGGATTGAATTCCCTTAAATTTGTGATTAGTAACGCATCGGATTCCATCACGATTGAACGAAATGTCTATTATTACGATGCAGAGCAGCCTTTTAGTAAACTCGAAATCGTGCATGGGGGTAATAACTACTCCATTATCGATAATAAGCCGACGCTAACATCTGCATCGGGCGGGAAGCAGGGAAGCTTCTCGGTTCAAATGTTGCTTCCTTATACTGCAAGTACCAGTTCTTTTGATTCAGTTGGTACTGTTAGTGTGAACAACGTTGATAAATCCACGACTTTGACTAAGACAACTGAACCGGAAGTAATTATTCCAGGATCAGATGGCGTCACGCCAATGTACCGTTTAGTGACATTTACAACGTCTGCATATGACTTCCGTACAGTTAATAGCGATGGTACTGGCGATACTCAGACAGAACAAAGAGCATCTCTTACAGTGACCTATGGTACATTTACTGCAACTTATTCAGGCAATTTTAAATATTTACCTGGAGAAAAAGTCATCAAGAACATGTACTATCTTCCAGACTATAATGGCACGGTTGTGTCCAAAGTTGCATTGAACGGAGCTCAAGTTGAAGAATCTGAATTTTACATTATGGTAGAGGCTGATACAGATCTGACCCAAGGTACTGATGTGCTCGAAGGGGCGTATCTACCACTTGCCACCAAAAAACTGAGCATGACAGTTCAAAGTACTAATGGAAAGACGCAGGTTTGGAAAGTTAGTGGTTTTGCAACCGGTCAGCAACAGGTTAAGTTTAATTTTACGAACGCAAGCTCTTCATATAATGCAAGTATCTCATATTCATCCAAGAATTATATTTATGTATCCAACTTATATGATGGACAAACCTATACATTTAATTCTAATACGGACTCCAATAGATTGGACGTTATTGGTCAGTATATTGGTTTTGAAGGTTTTGCTGACGATCCACAATTCAATGCACAAGTTTTCGTCAATGGAGTTGATCAGCATCCTGGAGCAGATTGGTCCACGTGGATGGAAGTTGAAACAAACAGTGACAAGAAGAAAGTAGGTGTGTTTAAACTCAAATTTGATATTGATCGTAAAGGTCCGGTAGTATATGGTGAAAATACAATCGTATTGACAGGTACTTCCTCCGATGCGGGAGGCAATCTGATTGAGATTCGTAAAGAACTGCGGATATATATTATTGACTCTAATGTTTCCAATATCGATGCCTTTATGCCGGTGCTGATTCCGAATGATGCGCGCCAGCTCTTTACCCACGATGAGGTATCAGAGTATACCAAAACGGAACTGTCTAATATTTTCTCAGTTACACCAGAATTTGCATATCGAACGGATAAATATGTAACCAGTGAAGAAAAGTACGATTTGGTCCTTCGCGGTGGTGGAGCCCAGACAATTAATTTGAAATTCGGGTCTGACGTGATGTTTACCAGTAGTAATTTCCCTGATATGCATAAGAGCGACACGGCTGTAAGATACTCGAATACATTTACCTTTAATGGGAAAAGTTATAATTTTGACTATGCCGGTGACCAGGATGAGTTCATTCTCCGGATTAAAGATATTGAATTTGATGCCCCTGGAAGCCATGTATACACGGTTGAACTAATTAACAGTACAGGAGCCAGATCAACACAACGACTGGAAATTCTGAGAGAGGCATCGTCCTATCGAATTTTGGCTCCACAGCCAACTGTAGGCGACCAAATCGTTGTAAATAAAAACTTTATTCGTTTCGATATCGAGGCGGAAGGAGCTACGCAAGTTCTCATTGATAAGCAACCAGCAACTCGTCGTTCAGATATCGAAGATCGTTTCGTATACGACTATGTAGGTCTTAAAGCAAACAAAACAAACGCCATAAAGATTCAGGTTATTCGTGATGGTGGGACAATTAATGACACAATCAATGTCTATTATACGGGTACAGTGACCATTGATAGTCAGTACATGGCACCAACTGTGAGCACAAAATATAGCGTGTTTAATAAAGAACTGGAATTGTCCTTCCCAAAAGGGACATTGCTACAGTCTGCTACACAAGTGGGTAACGGGGTAACCAAGTTTTATCCAGACAACAAGCTGCTGTTTGGAATCGCTGATCCCAAAGATGGCGTTGTTGAGCGCAGAAATGATTATGGTAACATCATTAACGTTAACACCGATGGACGAAGTGAGAACGGGGAAAGTACAATTATTATCCCGGACAATCTGGTTTTATATTTCAACTCGACGTTAAATACCAGCAACTTTACGCTCGTATCTGATATTTATTGGATTAATGGTGGAATAGGTGAGCAAGGAAATAAGGGAGACAATGGCTACAAAGCTGGTACTAATGGATTGCCACCATATTATTTGGATCAGTTGTATTTCACCCAGATTCCAGCAGAACGCAAATTGGTCCCATCCAACCGCGGAACGCTTAAATTGAATTATGATTCAACGATTGTAGATGAAGTTGGGTCTACAATATCCGTATTTAAATACACTGACAAAGGTGTTTGGCAAAATATTGGTGGTGAAGTGGATACGAAAAAACATACCATCACTGTACCTTTCGACGAGTTCGGATATTATAAAGTTATGAAATTGAGCAAGAGCTACACCGATATTACAAACCATCCATGGGGACGTAATTTGTTGAATGCACTTTACTCTAAAGGGATTATGAATAATCTTCGTTACAATGAGTTTGGTTCAGATGATCAAACAACACGTGGAGAGTTCGCTACTTTACTCGTTAAAGGTCTTAGTCTGCCGTTGAACTACGATAACAATCAAACGTTCTATGACATTGTGCCATCATCAGTGTCGACAACATGGGATTATGCTTCCATTGAGACGGCTGCTCGTGCAGGTATTGTCCAGGGTCTTAGTGATGGCTTCTTTGGAGCTGATCAACGCGTAACTCGGGAGCAGGCAGCAGTTATGATCGCCCGAGCTATGAGTCTGAAGCTCTCAGCCAATAATAGTAAACTGTCAGCTAGCTTGGCTAAATCATTTACGGATTCTACGGTAATTGACTATTATGCTCGTCCTGCCATTGAGGCAGTAAGCAAGCAGAAGATCATGGAGGGGAATCCAGTAACTGTTGCAGGCTCCAGCAAGCAACTTTATCAGTTTAACCCCAAAGGAAACTTGACCCGCGCTGAAGCGGCAAAAATTGCTGTAGAGTTATTGAAAAAGAGTACTAAGCTATTTCCTAAAAACTTGAGTTAA
- a CDS encoding glycosyltransferase family 4 protein, whose translation MVAIFIIGFIVSMGLALALTPLVKKFAVRIGAMDTPNARKVHTRIMPRLGGLGIFLAFVITVAALLPFVSAWFTTRDMSFVSAFLIGGSIIVLIGALDDRFELSAKVKLLGQIVAAAVVVFGFNIRVDFVNIPFQDAYSSLEAWVSIPLTILWIVGVTNAINLIDGLDGLAAGVSGIAIGTIAVMSFLMGNMMIALMCLVLLGSIVGFLFFNFHPAKIFMGDTGSLFLGFSLAMLSMLGFKQIAVVSFITPLIIIGVPLSDTFFAIIRRAVQRKPIFSPDKGHLHHCLRELGFSHRQTVLIIYGIAAFFGVLAIIQSSAAMFEANWVTFVVICIMMFFLQVGAEVIGLVSKTRRPVINFLMRMRVKLNPETRSKS comes from the coding sequence ATGGTAGCGATCTTTATCATTGGATTTATCGTGTCAATGGGACTGGCTCTTGCCTTGACACCACTTGTCAAAAAGTTCGCAGTCAGAATCGGAGCAATGGATACGCCGAATGCTCGTAAAGTGCACACTCGGATTATGCCACGTCTTGGTGGTCTAGGGATTTTCCTGGCCTTTGTCATTACGGTTGCTGCACTGCTTCCTTTTGTGTCAGCATGGTTTACGACAAGAGATATGAGCTTTGTCAGTGCTTTTCTGATTGGTGGATCGATCATCGTACTGATTGGTGCATTGGATGACCGTTTTGAGCTGTCAGCCAAAGTGAAACTGCTCGGACAAATTGTTGCTGCTGCAGTAGTCGTATTCGGATTCAACATCCGTGTAGACTTCGTCAATATTCCTTTTCAGGATGCGTACTCCTCACTGGAAGCTTGGGTGTCCATTCCGCTGACGATTCTCTGGATTGTTGGTGTAACAAATGCGATTAACCTGATTGATGGTCTGGATGGTCTGGCTGCTGGTGTATCTGGTATCGCCATTGGTACCATTGCCGTGATGTCCTTCCTGATGGGTAACATGATGATTGCCTTGATGTGTCTTGTACTGCTTGGTAGTATTGTTGGATTTTTGTTCTTCAACTTTCACCCAGCCAAGATCTTCATGGGGGATACGGGATCTCTATTCCTTGGTTTCTCTCTGGCAATGCTGTCCATGCTTGGATTCAAACAAATTGCTGTCGTGTCCTTCATTACACCGTTGATCATTATCGGTGTGCCGCTCTCGGATACCTTCTTCGCGATCATTCGTCGTGCGGTACAACGGAAACCGATTTTCTCACCGGATAAAGGTCACTTGCATCACTGCTTGCGTGAACTTGGATTCAGTCACCGTCAGACAGTGCTGATCATCTACGGTATTGCCGCTTTCTTCGGTGTACTGGCGATTATCCAATCTTCCGCTGCGATGTTCGAAGCCAACTGGGTGACGTTCGTCGTGATCTGTATCATGATGTTCTTCCTCCAAGTCGGAGCAGAAGTCATCGGACTTGTTAGCAAAACCAGAAGGCCGGTCATTAACTTCCTGATGCGTATGCGCGTCAAGTTGAACCCGGAGACCCGCTCGAAATCCTAA
- a CDS encoding WecB/TagA/CpsF family glycosyltransferase, giving the protein MNQTGPIPTVSIYGIPFSKLTMKETVEVLREAVLTKQPHQVITANPIMVMAALENPAMMKVMQSAEMIVPDGTGVVWAANYCGEPVAERVPGFDLLHELLRVGENYRWGVYLLGSTPEVIQETAVRLQEQYPAIRIVGYRDGYFGPAEDEQVVASIREAAPDLLFVARGADTQEPWIHKYKDALQVPVTMGVGGSFDVISGKTKRAPKVFQKLRLEWFYRLLREPSRAGRMLALPKFAVKVMRDKENVTKVR; this is encoded by the coding sequence ATGAATCAGACCGGACCAATACCTACCGTTTCAATCTATGGTATTCCTTTTTCCAAACTAACGATGAAAGAAACGGTGGAGGTTCTTCGCGAAGCTGTGCTCACGAAGCAGCCGCACCAAGTCATCACAGCCAATCCTATCATGGTTATGGCCGCGCTGGAGAATCCAGCGATGATGAAGGTTATGCAGTCTGCGGAAATGATTGTTCCTGATGGAACTGGGGTTGTATGGGCTGCCAATTATTGTGGGGAGCCTGTGGCAGAGCGGGTACCTGGATTTGATCTTTTACATGAATTGCTGCGTGTTGGAGAAAACTATCGGTGGGGCGTGTATCTGCTCGGTTCCACACCTGAGGTGATTCAAGAAACGGCAGTTCGGTTACAAGAGCAATATCCGGCGATTCGAATTGTAGGTTATCGCGACGGTTATTTTGGTCCGGCTGAGGACGAGCAGGTTGTCGCTTCCATCCGTGAAGCTGCACCTGATCTGCTGTTTGTTGCCCGTGGGGCAGATACGCAGGAACCGTGGATTCACAAGTATAAAGATGCGCTTCAAGTTCCCGTTACCATGGGGGTTGGAGGTAGCTTTGATGTGATCTCGGGTAAAACCAAACGTGCACCTAAAGTGTTCCAAAAGTTAAGATTGGAATGGTTTTATCGTCTACTTCGGGAACCTAGCCGGGCTGGCCGAATGCTTGCGCTTCCGAAATTCGCTGTCAAAGTGATGCGGGACAAAGAAAACGTGACTAAAGTCCGTTAA
- the csaB gene encoding polysaccharide pyruvyl transferase CsaB — translation MVTTSQKLVISGYYGFRNSGDEAVLKSILTALEEESHRSNVTIEPIVLSGDPESTTSMYGVRSVHRMKLKEVRQAIKESDGLISGGGSLLQDATGLKSIPYYLGVIKLAQWLKKPTFIYAQGIGPVNRKIFNPMIRSVFKGCNYVSVRDEQSAEYLRGLGLQWNQIHVVPDPVMGLPLPEANAGEVSSVTVNAQGVRVHTKLPVIGVSVRFWESDRKELTAIAAGLKKLCSKKAVHLRFMPFHLPIDEQASRFVMEMLGDLGNKGSEVSITKDLTDPQLMLQEVSNCDVVIGMRLHSLIYAASQYVPPVGISYDPKIDQFMLRLDSETVGSTDALDGDKLAKTVANLLDQRSQWLKEHEEGITELKQEAKVPAQQIIKYLGRKG, via the coding sequence ATGGTCACCACTTCTCAAAAGTTAGTCATCTCGGGATATTACGGATTCCGCAACAGCGGAGACGAAGCGGTACTAAAGTCAATTTTGACGGCGCTGGAAGAGGAGAGCCACAGATCGAATGTCACGATTGAGCCGATTGTGCTCTCCGGTGATCCGGAATCGACCACTTCAATGTACGGTGTACGTTCAGTACATCGGATGAAGTTGAAGGAGGTTCGCCAAGCGATCAAGGAAAGTGACGGTTTAATTAGCGGAGGAGGAAGTCTGCTGCAGGATGCAACCGGACTGAAATCCATCCCTTACTACCTGGGTGTTATCAAACTGGCCCAATGGTTGAAAAAACCAACATTTATCTATGCACAAGGCATTGGACCTGTAAATCGCAAAATATTTAATCCAATGATTCGATCCGTCTTCAAGGGTTGTAATTATGTATCTGTACGTGATGAACAATCTGCTGAATATTTGCGCGGGCTCGGATTGCAGTGGAATCAGATTCATGTGGTCCCTGACCCGGTGATGGGTCTGCCACTGCCTGAAGCCAATGCGGGAGAAGTAAGTTCAGTCACGGTTAATGCTCAAGGAGTACGCGTTCATACCAAACTCCCGGTGATCGGCGTTTCGGTACGTTTCTGGGAGTCGGATCGTAAAGAGCTTACAGCCATTGCTGCTGGATTGAAGAAGCTTTGCTCCAAAAAAGCCGTTCACTTGCGCTTTATGCCATTTCACTTACCGATTGATGAGCAGGCTTCACGTTTTGTCATGGAAATGCTCGGTGACCTCGGTAACAAGGGTAGCGAAGTAAGTATTACTAAGGATCTCACCGATCCGCAGCTGATGCTTCAGGAAGTCAGCAATTGTGATGTCGTTATCGGCATGCGTCTGCACAGTCTGATCTATGCAGCATCACAGTATGTTCCACCCGTTGGTATCTCGTATGATCCGAAGATTGATCAGTTCATGCTGCGTCTGGATAGTGAAACCGTGGGTAGTACGGATGCGCTGGATGGGGATAAACTGGCGAAGACGGTGGCTAACCTGTTGGATCAGCGTTCACAGTGGCTGAAGGAACATGAAGAAGGCATTACCGAATTGAAGCAGGAAGCCAAAGTGCCTGCTCAGCAAATTATTAAATATTTAGGCCGCAAAGGGTGA
- a CDS encoding DUF5693 family protein: protein MRQKWLYWNTASRKWLWIVVIIGLIASIPVISDRVQTESSAKKVELVFNYRGLLDISAYQAHPQDFMNEQLTRLKDAGVTTMAVFESTLDELKKSRRLMVYNGQDLANMTKNVIPANDNYTYVLFTNEENAQTYTPIIEQTFADREIPVLPWEYEGRSGLILQTPPENANMQPLQPDPVAVKMLRDKGFYILPRIADSVPYNQESMERLLTFFEENGVKRILFDGDAVKGYNDNAEMKSLDMFAQLLNKHHIGLAAIENLKKPQSGFETLSYKIDYNVTRLYSLSDGDANLDVDTIADRFVLATKDRNIRMLYMNASPSRNTAKAMITNPIDNLINSLGEPGHAIERMGKHGFELGQAEAFTVKDSSIQRYAKLVALIGAIAMITLMVSYFVPLLTLLVFALALVGSAGLFLLKPTLLEQGIALLVAISAPTIAMVLAVRTVNYQQQRQPDAPAGRRLAQTVFLYVRTSILSFLAVPFVIALLNSITYSLVINQFRGVSLLHFAPMGLVAIYILFYRGSGTFSIKQIKDILRTPINVLMVVLALVAAVVGYYYLSRTGNSGSVTPFEMFLRTTLEDTFGVRPRFKEFMLGHPLFIVGVFAALKYRKVIFVLIIAAIGQLSMVDTFAHIHTPAVLSLIRGVMGLGLGLIFGIVAVGVWQVAEGCWKKWSPLLKS, encoded by the coding sequence GTGCGTCAAAAATGGCTTTATTGGAATACCGCTTCACGGAAGTGGCTGTGGATTGTTGTCATTATCGGTTTGATTGCTTCCATCCCTGTCATCAGTGATCGGGTACAGACGGAATCTTCCGCCAAAAAGGTGGAGCTTGTCTTCAATTATCGGGGTCTATTGGATATCTCGGCTTATCAGGCCCATCCGCAAGACTTCATGAATGAACAGCTGACTCGATTGAAAGACGCCGGAGTAACAACCATGGCAGTGTTCGAAAGTACACTGGACGAGTTGAAGAAGTCCCGCCGTCTGATGGTATATAACGGGCAGGACCTTGCGAACATGACCAAAAATGTCATTCCTGCTAACGATAATTACACGTATGTGCTCTTCACCAACGAGGAAAATGCACAAACGTATACCCCTATCATTGAACAAACGTTCGCCGATCGGGAGATTCCTGTGCTTCCATGGGAATATGAAGGTCGTAGCGGCTTAATATTGCAGACTCCACCGGAGAATGCGAACATGCAGCCTTTGCAACCAGATCCGGTTGCCGTGAAGATGCTGCGTGATAAAGGATTTTACATTTTGCCACGGATCGCAGACAGTGTTCCTTACAATCAGGAATCCATGGAACGCCTGCTTACCTTCTTCGAAGAAAATGGGGTAAAGCGCATCTTGTTTGATGGCGATGCTGTGAAAGGGTACAATGATAATGCGGAGATGAAGAGTCTCGATATGTTTGCCCAGTTGCTGAACAAGCACCATATTGGACTGGCGGCTATTGAGAATTTGAAGAAACCACAATCCGGTTTTGAGACTCTCTCCTATAAAATTGACTACAATGTAACTCGTCTGTACTCCTTAAGTGACGGGGATGCCAATCTGGATGTAGACACCATTGCTGACCGTTTTGTTTTGGCTACCAAAGACCGTAACATTCGTATGCTCTATATGAATGCTTCGCCAAGTCGGAACACAGCCAAAGCCATGATCACCAATCCGATTGATAACCTGATCAACAGTTTGGGTGAGCCAGGTCATGCGATTGAACGTATGGGTAAACACGGCTTTGAACTGGGACAAGCTGAAGCGTTCACGGTGAAAGATTCTTCCATTCAGCGTTATGCCAAGCTGGTTGCCCTGATTGGTGCAATCGCAATGATTACGCTTATGGTTTCTTATTTCGTACCACTGCTGACATTGCTGGTATTTGCTTTGGCTCTGGTAGGCAGTGCCGGATTGTTCTTACTCAAACCGACATTGCTGGAGCAAGGAATTGCATTACTAGTAGCGATTAGTGCTCCGACCATCGCGATGGTGCTGGCTGTTCGTACAGTGAACTATCAGCAACAGCGTCAGCCAGACGCGCCTGCGGGTCGCCGGTTGGCACAAACGGTCTTCTTATATGTAAGAACGTCGATTCTTTCGTTCCTGGCGGTGCCTTTTGTTATCGCATTGCTGAACAGCATTACGTACAGTCTGGTGATCAACCAGTTCCGAGGCGTGAGTCTGTTACACTTTGCACCGATGGGGCTTGTTGCCATTTATATTTTGTTTTACCGTGGTTCGGGTACGTTCTCCATTAAACAAATCAAGGATATTCTTCGTACACCGATTAATGTATTAATGGTTGTATTGGCACTGGTTGCAGCTGTGGTTGGATACTATTATTTGAGCCGTACAGGAAACTCGGGTTCGGTTACACCGTTCGAGATGTTCCTGCGTACAACGCTGGAAGATACGTTCGGCGTGCGGCCAAGATTCAAAGAATTTATGCTGGGACACCCGCTGTTTATCGTTGGCGTGTTCGCCGCTTTAAAATATCGTAAAGTCATCTTTGTGCTCATTATTGCAGCAATTGGACAATTGTCCATGGTGGATACGTTCGCTCATATCCATACGCCAGCTGTGTTGTCACTCATTCGTGGAGTGATGGGATTGGGACTTGGCTTAATCTTCGGTATCGTTGCTGTGGGTGTGTGGCAAGTAGCGGAAGGATGTTGGAAAAAATGGTCACCACTTCTCAAAAGTTAG
- a CDS encoding phospho-sugar mutase, which translates to MEQLSTTAAQTLQQWLEDASIDEATKHELRDLQDQPKELEDRFYRNLEFGTGGLRGVIGAGSNRMNRYTVGRATQGFARYLLEQHGDKEGKPSVVIAHDSRHFSPEFTLDAALVLAGNGIVAKLFTSLRPTPQLSFSVRHLQATGGIVVTASHNPPEYNGYKVYNHEGGQLVPHEAEKVIQYIQEVPSLADVKKLTQEEAEAQGLLVWLGEEEDQAFVDTVASLSLSRDLIQSGVGRDFKVVFTPLHGTGNVPVRRVLEQIGFEQVHIVAEQEQPDAEFSTVKSPNPEEREAFTLAMKLGESVGADILIGTDPDADRMGAVVKDKDGKYFVLSGNQSGAIMVHYVLSRLQETGKLPKNSAVVKTIVTSEMGAVIAEHYGAEVMNTLTGFKYIGEKMNQFEATGSHTFLFGYEESYGYLAGSYARDKDAVLAAMLIAEAAAYYKNQGKTLYDVLQELYSQFGYFLEKLESRTLKGKDGVAQIQAKMTDWRSNPPQEVAGIAVQDVLDYSLGLDGLPKENVLKFILADGSWFCLRPSGTEPKIKVYFAVRGENLEDAESRIERLATTVMTRVDAQ; encoded by the coding sequence ATGGAACAGTTAAGCACAACAGCAGCACAAACATTGCAGCAGTGGTTGGAGGATGCTTCGATTGATGAAGCGACGAAACATGAGCTTCGTGATTTGCAGGATCAGCCGAAAGAGCTGGAGGATCGTTTTTACAGAAATCTGGAGTTTGGTACAGGTGGATTGCGTGGTGTGATCGGAGCGGGAAGCAACCGGATGAATCGTTATACTGTGGGTCGTGCTACGCAAGGGTTTGCCCGTTATTTGCTGGAGCAGCATGGCGACAAAGAAGGTAAACCTTCTGTAGTGATCGCACATGATTCCCGTCATTTCTCACCTGAGTTCACACTGGATGCTGCCTTGGTTCTGGCTGGAAATGGCATTGTGGCTAAGTTGTTTACATCCCTGCGTCCTACGCCTCAGCTTTCCTTCAGTGTACGTCATCTGCAAGCAACCGGTGGTATTGTGGTGACAGCAAGTCATAATCCTCCTGAATATAATGGTTACAAAGTGTACAACCACGAGGGTGGCCAACTGGTACCACACGAAGCAGAGAAAGTCATTCAATACATTCAGGAAGTTCCTTCCCTCGCGGATGTGAAAAAACTGACTCAGGAAGAAGCCGAAGCTCAGGGATTGCTCGTATGGCTTGGGGAAGAGGAAGATCAGGCATTTGTTGATACCGTTGCCAGCCTGAGCCTCAGTCGTGATCTGATTCAATCCGGTGTCGGCCGTGATTTCAAAGTCGTCTTCACTCCACTGCACGGAACAGGTAATGTGCCTGTACGTCGTGTGTTGGAACAGATCGGTTTTGAGCAGGTTCACATTGTGGCAGAGCAAGAACAGCCTGATGCTGAATTTTCCACAGTGAAATCCCCTAACCCGGAAGAGCGTGAAGCATTTACGCTTGCAATGAAGCTGGGTGAATCCGTGGGTGCGGACATTCTGATCGGTACAGATCCGGATGCAGACCGCATGGGTGCGGTAGTGAAAGACAAGGATGGCAAGTATTTCGTACTGTCGGGTAACCAATCTGGAGCCATCATGGTGCACTATGTGTTGAGCCGCTTGCAAGAGACAGGTAAACTGCCGAAAAACAGCGCGGTTGTCAAAACGATTGTAACAAGCGAGATGGGAGCGGTCATTGCCGAGCATTACGGTGCAGAAGTGATGAACACCCTGACAGGCTTTAAATATATCGGTGAAAAAATGAACCAGTTCGAAGCAACCGGCAGTCATACGTTCTTGTTCGGTTATGAGGAGAGTTACGGCTACCTGGCAGGCAGCTACGCACGTGACAAGGACGCAGTCCTGGCTGCAATGCTGATTGCTGAAGCAGCTGCTTATTATAAAAACCAAGGCAAAACCCTCTATGATGTCCTGCAAGAGCTGTACAGCCAATTCGGATATTTCCTGGAGAAGCTGGAGTCCCGTACGCTGAAAGGCAAGGATGGCGTAGCTCAAATTCAGGCGAAAATGACCGACTGGCGTTCTAATCCGCCACAAGAAGTAGCCGGCATCGCTGTACAAGATGTGCTGGATTACTCCCTTGGCTTGGATGGATTGCCAAAAGAGAACGTTCTGAAATTTATTTTGGCAGACGGATCATGGTTCTGCCTGCGTCCTTCGGGAACAGAACCGAAGATCAAAGTATACTTCGCCGTGCGCGGAGAGAACCTGGAAGACGCCGAAAGCCGTATTGAGCGTTTGGCTACTACGGTAATGACGCGTGTAGACGCACAATAA